The Phyllopteryx taeniolatus isolate TA_2022b chromosome 17, UOR_Ptae_1.2, whole genome shotgun sequence genome window below encodes:
- the tpte gene encoding putative tyrosine-protein phosphatase TPTE isoform X6, with the protein MPTVSKDTLELPEERSKWDSRSCPACNIRKKIAPFVMSFGFRVFGVVLILVDIVLVIVDISLPARSREVGNSLETVSLIISFFFLADVLLRVYVEGFKVYFGSTLNIIDACVVVVTLVVTMSYTFTDLSGASLIPRVVSFLRFLRIIILVRLFRLAAQKKELEKVTRRMVSENKRRYQKDGFDLDLTYVTDRVIAMSFPSSGKQSFYRNPIKEVARFLDTKHEGHYRVYNLCSEKGYDPKFFHYSVERVFIDDHNVPSLEDMLKYTASVKEWMSADPQNVIAIHCKGGKGRTGTLVCTWLIDSDQFERAQDSLEYFGERRTDKSRSSKFQGVETPSQSRYVGYYETMKTKFNRQLPPPKRLRIKSIRIHSIAGVGRGNGSDLKVKIIVRKELVFQCLCATQENCAVFPDLGGNAVVISLQNGPEVQGDVKVMFESTAGIPKGYEDVPFYFWFNTSFVADNKLFLPREELDNPHKPKMWDLYKEDFGVTMSFSDV; encoded by the exons ATGCCAACGGTAAGCAAGGACACACTTGAACTTCCCGAGGAGAGGAGCAAGTGGGATTCGCGCTCGTGTCCTGCATG CAATATCCGGAAGAAGATTGCCCCCTTTGTTATGTCCTTTGGATTCCG TGTATTTGGCGTGGTACTAATCCTCGTTGACATCGTGCTGGTCATCGTGGATATTTCCCTGCCAGCCAGGAGCAGAGAAGTGGGGAATTCTCTGGAGACCGTGTCCCTTATcatctccttcttcttcctggCTGATGTTCTCCTCCGGGTCTATGTGGAAGG aTTTAAGGTCTACTTTGGCTCCACGCTGAACATCATCGACGCCTGTGTCGTGGTCGTCACATTGGTGGTGACCATGAGCTACACCTTCACTGACCTTTCTGGAGCCAGCCTCATTCCCAG GGTGGTTTCCTTTCTGCGTTTCTTGAGAATTATCATCCTGGTGAGGCTGTTCAGGCTGGCGGCTCAGAAGAAAGAGCTGGAGAAAGTCACAAGAAGGATG GTCTCTGAGAACAAGCGGCGCTACCAGAAGGACGGCTTTGACCTGGACCTCACCTATGTCACAG ATCGTGTGATTGCCATGTCTTTCCCTTCATCTGGGAAGCAGTCCTTCTACAGGAACCCAATCAag GAGGTGGCGAGGTTCCTTGACACTAAACACGAGGGCCATTACAGAGTTTATAACCTTTGCA GTGAGAAAGGCTACGACCCCAAATTCTTCCACTACAGTGTCGAACGGGTGTTCATCGACGACCACAATGTTCCTTCTTTAGA GGACATGCTGAAATACACAGCTAGTGTGAAGGAGTGGATGTCGGCTGATCCCCAGAATGTCATCGCCATTCACTGCAAAGGAGGAAAAG GCCGTACTGGTACTCTGGTGTGCACGTGGCTTATTGACAGTGACCAGTTTGAGCGCGCACAG GATAGCCTGGAGTATTTTGGGGAGAGGAGGACGGACAAGAGTCGGAGCTCCAAGTTTCAAGGAGTGGAGACGCCCTCCCAG AGTAGGTATGTGGGCTATTACGAGACCATGAAGACGAAATTCAACAGACAGCTTCCTCCTCCGAAGAGACTCAGGATCAAGAGCATCCGCATCCACTCCATAGCAG GTGTGGGCAGAGGTAACGGCAGCGACTTAAAGGTGAAAATAATAGTGAGGAAAGAACTTGTGTTTCAGTGTCTGTGCGCCACACAGGAGAACTGCGCA GTGTTTCCCGACCTGGGCGGCAATGCAGTAGTCATCAGCCTCCAGAATGGACCTGAGGTTCAAGGAGATGTCAAGGTCATGTTTGAGTCCACTGCT GGTATTCCCAAAGGATATGAAGACGTTCCCTTCTACTTCTGGTTCAATACCTCCTTCGTAGCAGATAACAA GCTGTTtttacccagagaggaactggaCAACCCTCACAAACCTAAAATGTGGGACTTGTACAAGGAGGACTTTGGCGTCACCATGTCCTTCTCGGATGtctaa